The DNA sequence CCCAATGGCAAGGCGCAGTACCTGGCCTTGCGTTTCGATCAGGCACTGCGCGGGTTGCGAGTCGATGCGCCAGTCGAGTTCCTGGGCGTCGAAATCGGCAAAGTCGTCGCCATCAATCTGGACTTCGACGAGAAGCAGCGCAGCTTTCCGGTCAACGTCGGTGTGGTGATCTACCCTCAGCGCCTGGGCAAGGCCCATGAGAAACTGCTCAAGGCGCTCAATCACAACCCCGACGACGAATCCGCCGGGGCCCGCCTGATCGGCAGTTTCGTCGATCGAGGCCTGCGTGCCCAGGCGCGCAGCGGCAACCTGCTCACCGGGCAGTTGTACATTTCGCTGGATTTCTACCCCAAGGCGGAAAAAGTCGCCTTCGACCCTGCCGCTCGACCTGTCCGTATTCCTACCATTCCCGGCAGCCTCCAGCAATTGCAGGAACAACTGCAGGCGATGGTCGAGCGGATCAATAAACTGCCGTTGGAAAGCGTGGCCAGCAACCTGAACGGCAACCTGGTGGAGCTGCGCAAAGGCCTGGCCCAATTCAACAGCAAGACCCTGCCAAGTGTGCAAAACACCCTGCAAGATGTGAGCAAGACCCTGCAATCGGCCAACTCGACCCTGGCCGAAGATTCGCCGCAACGCGAACAACTGACCCAGACCCTGGACGACCTGGGGCGCATGTCGCGCTCGCTGCGCGAGCTGTCCGACTACTTGAGCCGCCACCCCGAATCGCTGCTTCGCGGCCGTCCCAAGGACGCACCGGCGCAGAACCTCACATTCCCGGTGAAAGAATGATCACAGGAGCACGCCTTATGCCGCGGATGCTGAAATGCTCACTGACTGCCTTGGCATTGCTGCTCGGCGCCTGCCGCAGCGATCCCATCCACTATCACACCCTGAGCCCGGCCCAACCGGTCGATCAGGCGGGCGCCAGCGTGGACATCCAGGTCGAGCAAGTCAGTGTTCCACCTCAAGTGGATCGCACCCAGATGGTCATTCGCCAAGGCAACAGCGGTCTGGCGATCCTGGAAACCGAATGGTGGGGCGCCAGCCTGGCGGATGAGCTGCACAGCAGCCTGGACGAACAACTGAACAACCCCGGCGCACCCAAACTGTTGCTGCGAGTGGATGTACAGCGCTTCGACTCGATCCCTGGCCGTTATGCCCGCATGGACGCGCAATGGCGCCTGCGCAACTTCGGCAACGAGGCCCGTCCCCTCACCTGCCGCAGCAGCCTGCAAACGCCGGCGGGAGGCAGCATCGACGACCTGGTGACGGCACATCAGAACAATGTCCGGCAATTTGTCGGCCTCGTCGAGCAGGCGGCGTCACGCAAGGCGTGCCCATGACTCATTCCGGCCAATGCTGTGACAGGATCGGCGCAACGCGCGGATGGCGGTCGATGCGCTCCAGCAGCCCATGAAACTCCGGACGGGCGCTTGACATGGCTTCGCGGGTTCCTTGCCACTGGGTGATCACAGCGGCCAGGATGTCCAGCGCTCCCGGTTCGTCGCCATTGAGAAACGGCCGGGCTGGGAATTGGTCGGCAAACAGCGCCCAGTTGCGATACAGCCGTTGCTGGGTGCCGGAGACCAATCGCTGCCGAGTCGCTTCGTCCGCATCCTCCAGCCAGCGTTCCGGAAAATCGATAATGCCGATGGGCGTATAGCAATGGGCAACGATATAGACCAGGCCCCGTATGACTTGCGCGCGATGCCCAGGGTCTTCAGGCAGCAACTTTGCCTGGGGAAAGGACAACCCGAGGTGAATCAGAATGGCTGCGGCTTCAGTCAGCACCGAGCCGTCCGGCAGTTGCAGGGTCGGGACCAACTTCTGCGGGTTCAGCGCCTCCAGTTCCTTCGCCGCCGCGCTGTCCTCGGTCGAATAGGCATCGATCCGGCGGTACGCCACGCCACAGAGATCCAGGGCAATCTCCACCGCCGAAGAACCAGACTGCCTGTGGCCGAATAACTGATACATGAGCTTGTCTCCTGCTGGATATCCTGGCGGTAGAGCTCACAAACCCGTCGGTGTTCCACTGGCCGGACGATACGCCATCCAGATCTCACACCAACCGAAGGTCAGTGGACGAGCTATCACTGCCATCGATGTTCACCATCATGTCAATGAAGTTCTCTTGATGATTGCCCGGCGCAACAATGGCCCCACACCAACCCACTGCATCCCCGGAGCACATCATCATGAAACGCCAAATCATCCTCAGCTTCGCTTTTTCTGTACTGGCAGCCAACGTATTCGCCGCCTCCTCCCAACCGGTCGTTGCCGAGGGTGGCTCTGATCGCCTGATTGAAAACCGCGTTGCCGAAGGCGGTGCTGAGCGTCTGCTGGAACGTCGCGTTGCTGAAGGTGGCTCTGATCGACTGATCGAAAACCGCGTCGCTGAAGGCGGTGCTGAACGTCTGCTGGATCGTCGCGTTGCTGAAGGTGGCTCTGATCGACTGATTGAAAACCGCGTTGCCGAAGGCGGTGCTGATCGTCTGCTGGAACGTCGCGTTGCTGAAGGTGGCTCTGATCGCCTGATCGAAAACCGCGTCGCTGAAGGCGGTGCTGAACGTCTGCTGGATCGTCGCGTTGCTGAGGGCGGCTCGGATCGCCTGATCGAAAACCGCGCATGAGTTGCTTGACCGCAACAAATGGTCGGCAATACACCCTGTGGCGAGGGAGCTTGCTCCCGCTCGGCTGCGAAGCAGTCGTAAACCGGCGGGTGCGGTGTGTCTGATGCTCCGCATTTGGCAGGTTTTGGGGCCGCTTCGCAGCCCAGCGGGAGCAAGCTCCCTCGCCACGGGTTTGTCGATTGCCTTAAGTGAACAGCATTAGGCCTCTTCCGCCGGGCTTTTTCATGCCCCAACGTCTGGCTAACGCCCCGACGCCTTCGCCATGCACCGCTGATAACGCTCATCCACCCGCTTGGCAAACCACGCTGTGGTCAGCTTGCGCGTGATTTTC is a window from the Pseudomonas brassicacearum genome containing:
- a CDS encoding PqiC family protein; translated protein: MPRMLKCSLTALALLLGACRSDPIHYHTLSPAQPVDQAGASVDIQVEQVSVPPQVDRTQMVIRQGNSGLAILETEWWGASLADELHSSLDEQLNNPGAPKLLLRVDVQRFDSIPGRYARMDAQWRLRNFGNEARPLTCRSSLQTPAGGSIDDLVTAHQNNVRQFVGLVEQAASRKACP
- a CDS encoding glutathione S-transferase family protein; its protein translation is MYQLFGHRQSGSSAVEIALDLCGVAYRRIDAYSTEDSAAAKELEALNPQKLVPTLQLPDGSVLTEAAAILIHLGLSFPQAKLLPEDPGHRAQVIRGLVYIVAHCYTPIGIIDFPERWLEDADEATRQRLVSGTQQRLYRNWALFADQFPARPFLNGDEPGALDILAAVITQWQGTREAMSSARPEFHGLLERIDRHPRVAPILSQHWPE